In a single window of the Pseudomonas sp. B21-015 genome:
- a CDS encoding error-prone DNA polymerase, translating to MAARLVRMSVDYAELHCLSNFSFQRGASSALELFQRAKKQGYRALAITDECTLAGIVRAWQAAKAVELPLIIGSEMRIEDGPKLVLLVENLEGYQTLCRLITRARRRTQKGQYQVLREDFGEPLPGLLVLWAPDTVDDFAQGHWLKQTFAERLWLSVQLHRGQDDTRRLAALLTLARELRIPAVASGDVHMHARGRRALQDTMTAIRHHVPVAEAGLRLHPNGERHLRSLDALRDLYPQALLDETLIIARRCTFDLGQLRYQYPRELVPDGHTATSWLRVLAEKGIRWRWEKSPKAEVLAQIDKELELIAELGYESYFLTVHDIVNFARKQHILCQGRGSAANSAVCYVLGITEIDPERSTLLFERFLSKERNEPPDIDVDFEHERREEVLQYVFQRYGRARAALTAVVSTYHGAGAVRDVAKALGLPPDQVNALADCCGHWSDQAPPVERLREGGFDPDSPVLRRVLSLTGQLIGFPRHLSQHPGGFVISEQPLDSLVPVENAAMAERTIIQWDKDDLDAVGLLKVDILALGMLSAIRRCFDLLRRHRGRDLSLATVPAEDPQTYEMIGHADTIGVFQIESRAQMSMLPRLKPKNFYDLVIEVAIVRPGPIQGGMVHPYLRRRKGEEEVKYPSKELEAVLKRTLGVPLFQEQVMQIAIVAADYSPGEADQLRRSMAAWKRHGGLEPHKERLADGMKKNGYTAEFAAQIFEQIKGFGDYGFPESHAASFALLTYASCWLKCHEPAAFACALINSWPMGFYSPDQILQDARRHHLQIRPVDVRASDWDCSLEPITGAQPAIRMGLRMIKGFREDDARRIEVARSKGAFADIADLGERARLDARAQEQLGDAGALRGLAGDRHRARWEVAGVQKQLGLFAGLPSQEEPAVSLPKPTVGEDLQADYASVGTTLGPHPLALLRGELKARRCRSSRELLAVEHGRPVSVAGLVTGRQRPGTASGVTFVTLEDEFGNVNVVVWRDLAERQRQVLVGSQLLKVDGRWEKEGEVRHLIAGRLSDLSSLLDGIHVRSRDFR from the coding sequence GTGGCTGCAAGGCTGGTTCGCATGAGTGTCGACTATGCCGAACTGCACTGCCTGTCGAACTTCAGTTTCCAGCGCGGTGCTTCCAGTGCGCTTGAGCTTTTTCAACGGGCGAAAAAGCAGGGCTATCGAGCGCTGGCGATCACCGACGAGTGCACCCTGGCGGGTATCGTCCGCGCCTGGCAGGCGGCCAAGGCCGTGGAGTTGCCGCTGATCATCGGCAGCGAAATGCGCATCGAAGATGGCCCGAAACTGGTGCTGCTGGTGGAAAACCTCGAGGGTTACCAAACCCTGTGCCGACTGATTACCCGCGCCAGGCGCCGCACGCAGAAAGGCCAGTATCAGGTGCTGCGGGAGGATTTCGGCGAGCCGTTGCCGGGGCTGTTGGTGTTGTGGGCGCCAGATACAGTCGATGACTTTGCGCAGGGCCACTGGCTGAAACAGACCTTCGCCGAGCGCCTGTGGCTGAGTGTTCAGTTACATCGCGGGCAGGACGACACCCGGCGACTGGCGGCGCTGCTGACCCTGGCGCGGGAACTGCGAATCCCGGCGGTGGCCAGCGGCGATGTGCACATGCACGCCCGTGGCCGACGCGCCTTGCAGGACACCATGACCGCGATCCGCCATCACGTACCGGTGGCCGAGGCCGGGTTGCGTCTGCACCCCAATGGCGAACGGCATTTGCGCAGCCTCGACGCCTTGCGCGATCTCTATCCCCAGGCACTGCTTGACGAGACGCTGATCATCGCCCGGCGCTGCACCTTCGACCTCGGTCAGTTGCGTTATCAATATCCCCGGGAACTGGTGCCCGACGGTCATACGGCCACGTCCTGGCTGCGGGTTTTGGCAGAAAAGGGTATTCGGTGGCGCTGGGAAAAAAGCCCCAAGGCCGAGGTGTTGGCGCAGATCGACAAGGAACTGGAGCTGATTGCCGAGCTGGGGTACGAAAGCTACTTCCTGACGGTTCACGACATTGTGAATTTCGCCCGCAAGCAACACATTCTCTGTCAGGGGCGAGGTTCTGCCGCCAACTCGGCGGTGTGCTACGTGTTGGGGATCACGGAGATCGATCCGGAGCGGAGCACGCTGCTGTTCGAGCGTTTTCTCTCCAAAGAGCGCAACGAACCGCCGGACATCGACGTGGATTTCGAGCATGAGCGCCGCGAAGAAGTCCTGCAGTACGTGTTTCAGCGCTATGGCCGGGCCCGTGCGGCGCTGACGGCGGTGGTCAGCACTTACCATGGTGCCGGCGCAGTGCGCGATGTGGCCAAGGCACTGGGTTTACCGCCGGATCAGGTCAACGCCCTGGCCGATTGTTGCGGCCACTGGAGTGATCAGGCGCCGCCCGTCGAGCGCTTGCGTGAAGGTGGTTTCGATCCCGACAGCCCGGTGTTGCGCCGGGTGCTGAGCCTGACGGGGCAGTTGATCGGTTTCCCCCGGCACCTGTCCCAGCACCCTGGCGGTTTCGTGATTTCCGAGCAGCCTCTGGACAGCCTGGTGCCGGTGGAAAACGCCGCCATGGCCGAGCGCACCATCATCCAGTGGGACAAGGACGATCTGGATGCGGTCGGGTTGCTCAAGGTCGATATTCTGGCGCTGGGCATGCTCAGCGCGATTCGCCGTTGTTTCGATCTGCTGCGTCGGCACCGTGGCCGTGACCTGAGCCTGGCGACGGTGCCGGCCGAAGACCCGCAAACCTACGAGATGATTGGCCATGCGGACACCATCGGGGTGTTCCAGATCGAGTCCCGGGCACAGATGTCGATGCTGCCGAGGCTCAAGCCCAAGAACTTCTACGATCTGGTGATCGAGGTGGCGATCGTTCGTCCGGGGCCGATTCAGGGCGGGATGGTGCATCCCTATCTGCGGCGGCGTAAGGGCGAGGAAGAGGTGAAATACCCGTCGAAAGAACTTGAAGCGGTGCTGAAACGTACGTTGGGCGTGCCGCTGTTCCAGGAACAGGTGATGCAGATTGCGATTGTTGCCGCCGACTACAGCCCCGGCGAGGCCGATCAATTACGCCGCTCCATGGCCGCGTGGAAACGCCATGGCGGACTGGAACCGCACAAGGAGCGTCTGGCCGACGGAATGAAAAAAAACGGCTACACGGCTGAGTTCGCCGCGCAGATCTTCGAGCAGATCAAAGGCTTCGGCGATTACGGTTTTCCCGAATCCCACGCCGCCAGTTTCGCCTTGTTGACCTACGCCAGTTGCTGGTTGAAATGCCACGAGCCGGCGGCCTTCGCCTGTGCGTTGATCAATAGCTGGCCCATGGGTTTCTACAGCCCCGACCAGATTCTCCAGGACGCTCGCCGCCATCATTTGCAGATTCGCCCGGTGGACGTGCGGGCCAGCGACTGGGATTGCAGCCTGGAACCGATCACCGGCGCGCAGCCGGCCATTCGCATGGGGTTGCGGATGATCAAGGGCTTTCGCGAGGACGATGCCCGGCGTATTGAGGTCGCACGGTCGAAAGGGGCGTTTGCCGACATCGCCGACCTTGGCGAACGGGCACGACTCGATGCCCGGGCCCAGGAGCAACTGGGCGATGCCGGTGCACTGCGCGGGCTGGCCGGTGACCGGCATCGGGCGCGCTGGGAAGTGGCAGGGGTACAGAAACAACTCGGTTTGTTTGCCGGTTTGCCGAGTCAGGAAGAGCCGGCGGTGTCTCTGCCCAAACCCACCGTGGGCGAGGACCTGCAAGCCGATTACGCCAGCGTCGGCACCACCCTCGGTCCGCATCCGCTGGCGTTGCTGCGGGGTGAACTCAAGGCCCGGCGCTGTCGCAGTTCCAGGGAATTGCTGGCGGTCGAGCACGGGCGTCCTGTCAGCGTCGCCGGGCTGGTCACCGGTCGGCAGCGTCCGGGGACCGCCAGCGGCGTGACCTTCGTGACCCTTGAAGACGAGTTTGGCAACGTCAACGTGGTGGTCTGGCGCGACTTGGCCGAACGGCAACGGCAGGTACTGGTCGGCTCGCAATTGCTCAAGGTCGATGGGCGCTGGGAAAAGGAAGGCGAGGTGCGGCACCTGATTGCCGGGCGCTTGAGCGATCTGAGTTCATTGCTTGATGGCATCCATGTGCGCAGCCGGGATTTCCGCTGA
- a CDS encoding PAS domain-containing sensor histidine kinase — MQFLDNSHGCTGWSGEMAGRIRAFDWSLTELGPIETWPGSLCSAVQLLLASPLPMVMLWGRPGYMIYNDAYSRFAGGRHPYLLGSPVELGWPEVAEFNRHVVDICLAGGTLSYHNKALVLLRDGVPEDVWMDLYYSPVANDDGHPAGVMAMVVDTTDHVISERRRQEAENAYRADNEKVRLALNAGALLGSFVWDIKADVLSGDERFARTFSYPPDQDLANLPPLIAEMQIHPDDRSWVQERINQSVETGIPYNAEYRVLRPDGSYLWVLASGCCEFNEQGEAFRFPGVLIDIHERKIAEESLLKFTRNLEQRVADEVEARLAAEEQLRQSQKLEAIGGLTGGVAHDFNNLLQVIAGNLHLLARHEPDNANVQRRVSASIAAVERGAKLSSQLLAFARRQPLSPAVCDPRQIFEGLGELLQRALGETIQINVTLSPNPWHIYVDGNQLENAILNLAINARDAMSGEGTIALSAENIALDRKFCAGKGIAAGDYVCVAVADTGVGMSPQVLAQAFEPFFTTKADGQGTGLGLSMVFGFVKQSGGHIEISSGVGQGTRVQLYFPRSLRPLLDETTRHDPQHRGGHETILVVEDNEAVRGSAVDLLREEGYQVLTAANGDLAMQMLLDGVTVDLIFTDVVMPGLIKSSDLAAWAKVQDPPVAVLFTSGHTRDIISRNHQLSPDTYLLSKPYGPEALLSMIRSVLSG; from the coding sequence ATGCAGTTTCTAGACAATAGTCACGGATGTACTGGCTGGAGCGGCGAAATGGCCGGACGCATTCGCGCGTTCGACTGGAGCCTGACTGAGCTGGGGCCCATCGAGACCTGGCCCGGGAGCCTGTGCAGCGCGGTGCAGTTATTGCTCGCCTCACCGCTGCCGATGGTGATGCTGTGGGGCCGACCCGGTTACATGATCTATAACGATGCCTACTCGAGGTTTGCCGGTGGGCGCCATCCTTACCTGCTGGGTTCCCCGGTGGAATTGGGTTGGCCAGAGGTCGCCGAATTCAATCGGCATGTGGTGGATATCTGCCTTGCGGGCGGGACCTTGTCCTATCACAACAAAGCCTTGGTGCTGTTGCGTGACGGTGTCCCCGAAGACGTCTGGATGGATCTTTATTACAGTCCCGTCGCCAATGATGACGGGCACCCTGCCGGGGTCATGGCGATGGTGGTCGACACCACTGACCATGTGATTTCCGAACGCCGGCGTCAAGAAGCCGAAAACGCTTACCGCGCCGACAACGAAAAGGTTCGCCTGGCCCTCAATGCCGGGGCTTTGCTCGGCTCGTTCGTCTGGGACATCAAGGCCGATGTATTGTCTGGCGACGAACGCTTCGCCCGCACATTTTCCTACCCGCCTGATCAGGACCTGGCCAACCTGCCACCCCTCATCGCCGAAATGCAGATTCATCCCGACGACCGCAGTTGGGTTCAGGAGCGGATCAATCAGTCAGTGGAAACCGGCATCCCCTATAACGCCGAATATCGGGTTCTGCGTCCCGATGGCAGTTACCTGTGGGTGCTCGCCAGCGGGTGTTGCGAATTCAACGAGCAAGGTGAAGCATTCCGCTTTCCGGGGGTGTTGATCGACATCCACGAGCGCAAGATCGCCGAAGAATCGTTACTCAAATTCACCCGCAACCTGGAGCAGCGAGTCGCCGACGAAGTCGAAGCGCGACTGGCGGCCGAAGAGCAGTTGCGTCAGTCGCAAAAACTTGAAGCCATCGGCGGTCTCACTGGCGGCGTGGCCCATGACTTCAACAACCTGTTACAGGTGATCGCCGGTAACCTGCACTTGCTGGCGCGTCACGAGCCGGACAACGCCAACGTGCAACGGCGGGTCAGTGCCTCGATTGCCGCGGTCGAGCGCGGTGCCAAACTGTCTTCACAGCTGCTCGCTTTTGCCCGTCGTCAGCCCCTGTCGCCAGCCGTCTGCGATCCACGGCAGATTTTTGAAGGGCTGGGGGAATTGTTGCAGCGGGCGCTGGGGGAGACCATTCAGATCAATGTGACCCTTTCACCGAATCCCTGGCATATCTATGTCGACGGCAATCAACTGGAAAACGCCATTCTCAACCTTGCGATCAACGCGCGAGACGCCATGAGTGGCGAGGGGACCATTGCCCTGAGCGCCGAGAACATTGCCCTCGACCGCAAGTTTTGCGCAGGCAAGGGCATCGCCGCCGGCGACTATGTTTGCGTTGCGGTGGCTGACACGGGCGTTGGCATGTCGCCTCAAGTGCTCGCACAGGCCTTTGAACCTTTTTTTACCACCAAGGCCGATGGTCAGGGCACTGGCCTGGGGTTGAGTATGGTGTTCGGTTTCGTCAAACAGAGTGGCGGGCACATCGAGATTTCCAGCGGCGTCGGACAAGGCACTCGGGTGCAGCTGTATTTTCCTCGCAGCTTGCGTCCGTTGCTCGATGAAACAACGCGCCATGATCCGCAGCACCGGGGCGGGCACGAAACCATTCTGGTGGTCGAGGACAACGAAGCGGTGCGCGGCTCGGCGGTGGATTTGTTGCGTGAAGAGGGCTATCAGGTCCTGACCGCGGCTAACGGTGATCTGGCGATGCAGATGTTGCTCGATGGCGTGACGGTGGACCTGATCTTCACCGATGTGGTCATGCCCGGCTTGATCAAAAGTTCGGATCTGGCCGCCTGGGCCAAGGTGCAGGATCCTCCGGTGGCGGTGCTGTTTACCTCCGGCCACACCCGGGACATTATTTCGCGCAATCACCAACTCAGCCCCGACACTTATTTGCTGAGCAAACCATATGGCCCTGAGGCGCTATTGAGCATGATCCGCAGCGTGCTGAGTGGTTGA
- a CDS encoding DUF465 domain-containing protein, whose product MPVTHDLYQDLKLSKEEIQQKRTKDPLLDSLINKYSQADAEVLKAESAQSDAPSDEALKKLKEKRLQVKDKIVQQLHSSS is encoded by the coding sequence ATGCCGGTGACTCATGATCTGTATCAGGATCTGAAACTTTCAAAGGAAGAGATCCAGCAAAAACGCACCAAGGATCCGTTACTGGATTCACTGATCAACAAGTATTCGCAGGCAGACGCGGAGGTGTTGAAGGCCGAGTCCGCACAATCAGATGCGCCCAGCGATGAGGCACTGAAGAAACTCAAAGAGAAGCGCTTGCAGGTGAAAGACAAGATCGTCCAACAACTTCACTCATCGTCCTGA
- a CDS encoding SMP-30/gluconolactonase/LRE family protein yields MKSPLKFRHLLLLIIVISALLLLLPTKVQPVAWTPPLAPSLADGIYADNQRLKGVERVGAADIDGPEALLLENDVLITGLHDGRLIRTSLDGKTTQVLTDTGGRPLGLARHPNGLLVIADGIKGLLSLDAQGRLIPLTTTANGVPFGFTNDVAIDKPGHYAYFSDASSRWGYGKDGEAIIEHGGDGRLLRYDFQTGKTTVLLEKLEFANGVTLGPDDAFVLVNETGAYRISRYWLTGPKAGTHDLFIDNLPGLPDNLAFNGRDRFWVALYSPRNALLDTLAPYPLLRKMIVRAMTVLPIPVEKRAFALGLNLDGKVIANLQDASSGNYSPITTVREYGDWLYLGSLKARHMARLPLSTALKLK; encoded by the coding sequence ATGAAAAGCCCTCTCAAGTTTCGGCACTTGTTGCTGCTGATCATCGTGATTAGCGCCTTGCTGCTGTTATTGCCGACCAAGGTTCAGCCGGTCGCCTGGACTCCGCCACTGGCGCCCTCCCTCGCCGATGGCATCTACGCCGACAATCAGCGACTCAAAGGCGTGGAACGTGTCGGTGCCGCTGACATCGACGGCCCGGAGGCGTTGCTGCTGGAGAACGACGTCCTCATCACCGGCCTGCATGACGGCCGATTGATTCGCACCAGCCTGGATGGCAAAACCACCCAGGTGCTGACTGATACCGGTGGCAGGCCATTAGGCCTTGCGCGGCATCCCAATGGTTTGCTGGTGATCGCTGACGGCATCAAGGGTTTGCTGTCGCTCGATGCTCAGGGCCGGTTGATTCCATTGACCACCACAGCCAACGGTGTGCCCTTCGGTTTTACCAACGACGTGGCCATCGACAAGCCCGGGCATTACGCCTATTTCAGCGATGCTTCGAGCCGTTGGGGTTACGGCAAGGATGGCGAGGCGATCATCGAGCACGGCGGCGACGGCCGTTTGCTGCGTTATGACTTCCAGACTGGCAAGACGACGGTCCTGCTGGAGAAACTGGAATTCGCCAACGGTGTGACCCTGGGGCCTGACGATGCGTTTGTGCTGGTCAACGAAACCGGCGCCTATCGCATCAGCCGCTATTGGCTGACCGGGCCGAAAGCCGGAACCCACGATCTGTTCATCGACAATTTGCCGGGGCTGCCGGACAACCTGGCATTCAATGGCCGCGACCGTTTCTGGGTGGCGCTGTATTCACCGCGCAATGCACTGCTTGACACCTTGGCGCCCTACCCTCTGCTGCGCAAGATGATCGTGCGGGCAATGACAGTTCTGCCGATACCGGTGGAGAAACGCGCCTTCGCCCTGGGCCTGAACCTCGACGGCAAAGTGATAGCCAATCTGCAGGACGCCAGCAGCGGCAATTATTCACCCATTACCACGGTACGCGAGTATGGGGACTGGTTGTATCTGGGGTCGCTGAAAGCGCGGCACATGGCGCGGTTGCCGTTGAGTACGGCATTGAAATTGAAATAG
- a CDS encoding SRPBCC family protein, translating to MTYECEVEGDGTRFVRTLEYHFSGLGMRITNRLLLKRRIERESAESMLALREMAQKHLAPAGVSA from the coding sequence GTGACTTACGAGTGTGAGGTTGAGGGCGACGGCACGCGGTTTGTCCGCACCCTGGAATACCACTTCAGCGGCTTGGGGATGCGCATAACCAATCGTCTGTTGCTCAAGCGGCGCATCGAGCGCGAATCGGCGGAGTCGATGCTGGCGTTACGCGAGATGGCACAAAAACATCTGGCCCCGGCAGGAGTCAGTGCATGA
- a CDS encoding LysR family transcriptional regulator, producing MDIDLARTFLEIVRHGSLAAAAEKLHVTQTAITARVQKLESQLGCTLFVRNRAGARLTPNGEAFVVYANQLVQTWEAARRDLPLPEGYRDVLHIGGEVSLCNPLMLSWAGELREKIPSHALRMEIRDGENLLRQLELGVLDAALVYQPEYWPGLQVEQVLEEKLILVRLTGRPDPYVYIDWGPDFRRQHDAALPEKAKAALSFNLGPLALQYILENGGSGYFRTRVVQSYLESGVLEPVPKAPEFSYPTYLVYSRDRDSATLQRAFDLLREVIKTDDDWSQRWNPLT from the coding sequence ATGGACATCGACCTCGCCCGCACCTTTCTGGAAATCGTCCGCCACGGCAGCCTGGCCGCGGCGGCCGAAAAGCTGCACGTCACCCAGACCGCGATCACCGCCCGCGTGCAGAAACTCGAAAGTCAGTTGGGCTGCACACTATTCGTGCGCAACCGCGCCGGTGCGCGCCTGACACCGAACGGTGAGGCCTTTGTGGTTTACGCCAATCAACTGGTGCAAACCTGGGAAGCGGCACGCCGGGACTTGCCACTGCCCGAGGGCTACCGCGACGTGCTGCACATCGGTGGCGAGGTCAGTCTGTGCAACCCGTTGATGCTCAGTTGGGCGGGCGAGCTGCGCGAGAAGATTCCCAGCCACGCCTTGCGCATGGAAATCCGCGACGGCGAAAACCTCCTGCGTCAACTGGAGCTGGGGGTGCTGGATGCGGCGCTGGTCTATCAGCCCGAGTACTGGCCAGGCCTGCAAGTCGAGCAGGTGCTGGAAGAAAAGCTCATCCTGGTACGCCTGACCGGACGGCCCGACCCTTACGTGTATATCGACTGGGGCCCGGACTTCCGTCGCCAGCACGATGCCGCCCTGCCGGAAAAAGCCAAGGCAGCCCTGAGCTTCAACCTCGGACCGCTGGCCTTGCAATACATCCTGGAAAACGGCGGCAGCGGTTATTTCCGCACTCGAGTGGTCCAGAGTTACCTGGAAAGCGGCGTGCTGGAGCCAGTGCCAAAAGCCCCGGAGTTCAGCTACCCGACCTATCTGGTTTACTCCCGGGACCGCGACTCGGCGACCCTGCAACGAGCATTCGACCTGCTGCGTGAAGTGATCAAGACGGACGACGACTGGTCCCAGCGCTGGAACCCGTTGACCTGA
- a CDS encoding hydrogenase maturation protein: protein MRSLKIILLASAFNGLTQRAWLDLRQAGHSPSVVLFTDADAVCEQIEHSGADLVICPFLKDRVPQQLWSNLQRPVVIIHPGIVGDRGASALDWAISRELGRWGVTALQAVEEMDAGPVWATCEFNLPQDLRKSELYNGRVSDAAIACIREVVEKFIDGLAPVPLDYSQRHVIGRLQPNMKQADRIFSWHDSSRFIKRCIDAADGQPGVLASLAGGQYYLYDAHLDSRSGMPGEILAVHDDAVLVATGDHSLWIGSLRCKPRPGEETFKRPARHVLAEQLAQVPTLDWSIASEPFNNESYQPIRYRESGHVGELTFEFYNGAMSTEQCQRLVEALRWAKSRDTQVLLIKGGRGSFSNGVHLNVIQAAAVPGLEAWANIQAIDDVCQELLSARQLVVSGLTGNAGAGGVMLALTADIVFARSDIVLNPHYKSMGLYGSEYWTYSLPRAVGQVMAEKLTEDCLPISATQALQLGMVQEIGPRCPDEFGLWLLQRANGALSDPAYRAVRERKSQLDTQLMQHCRNAELEEMHQDMVQNRKQFAEKCRSFVFKRKACGTPQRLVADWAIVRDVELAD, encoded by the coding sequence ATGCGGTCATTGAAGATCATTCTGCTGGCATCGGCGTTCAACGGTCTGACCCAGCGGGCCTGGCTGGACTTGCGTCAGGCCGGTCACTCGCCCAGCGTGGTGCTGTTCACCGATGCAGACGCGGTGTGCGAGCAGATCGAACACTCCGGTGCCGACCTGGTGATCTGCCCATTTCTCAAGGATCGGGTCCCGCAGCAACTGTGGAGCAACCTCCAGCGTCCCGTGGTGATCATTCATCCAGGCATCGTCGGCGACCGTGGCGCCAGTGCGCTGGACTGGGCGATCAGCCGTGAACTCGGCCGCTGGGGCGTGACCGCGTTGCAAGCGGTGGAGGAAATGGACGCCGGACCGGTCTGGGCCACCTGTGAATTCAACCTGCCCCAAGACCTGCGCAAATCCGAGTTGTACAACGGGCGCGTCAGTGACGCGGCGATCGCCTGTATCCGCGAAGTCGTGGAGAAATTCATCGACGGACTCGCTCCGGTGCCCCTGGATTACAGCCAGCGCCATGTGATTGGCCGCTTGCAGCCGAACATGAAGCAAGCCGATCGGATCTTCAGCTGGCACGACAGCTCACGTTTCATCAAACGCTGCATCGACGCCGCCGACGGCCAGCCCGGCGTATTGGCGAGCCTGGCCGGCGGTCAGTACTACCTGTATGACGCTCATCTGGATTCGCGCAGCGGCATGCCGGGGGAGATTCTCGCGGTGCACGACGATGCGGTGCTGGTGGCGACCGGTGATCACAGCCTGTGGATCGGTTCGCTGCGATGCAAACCCCGGCCCGGCGAAGAAACCTTCAAACGTCCGGCCCGGCATGTACTCGCCGAACAGCTTGCGCAGGTGCCGACCCTTGATTGGTCGATCGCCTCTGAGCCCTTCAACAACGAAAGCTATCAACCGATCCGCTATCGTGAATCAGGCCATGTCGGCGAGCTGACCTTCGAGTTTTACAACGGAGCCATGAGCACCGAACAATGCCAGCGACTGGTGGAGGCCCTGCGCTGGGCCAAGTCCCGGGACACCCAAGTGCTACTGATCAAGGGTGGACGCGGCAGTTTCTCCAACGGCGTGCACCTCAACGTGATCCAGGCCGCAGCGGTTCCGGGGCTGGAAGCCTGGGCCAACATTCAGGCGATCGACGACGTCTGCCAGGAACTGCTCAGCGCCCGGCAATTGGTGGTCAGCGGCCTGACCGGCAATGCCGGGGCCGGCGGCGTGATGCTGGCGCTGACTGCCGATATCGTCTTCGCCCGGTCCGACATCGTGCTCAACCCCCATTACAAATCCATGGGCCTGTACGGTTCCGAATACTGGACCTACAGCCTGCCCCGCGCCGTTGGCCAGGTGATGGCGGAAAAACTCACCGAAGACTGTCTGCCGATCAGCGCCACCCAGGCCTTGCAACTGGGCATGGTCCAGGAAATCGGCCCGCGCTGCCCGGACGAGTTTGGTCTGTGGTTATTGCAACGGGCCAACGGTGCGTTGAGTGATCCGGCGTACCGGGCGGTGCGTGAGCGCAAAAGCCAACTCGATACTCAATTGATGCAGCACTGCCGCAATGCCGAGCTGGAAGAAATGCATCAGGACATGGTGCAAAACCGCAAACAGTTCGCCGAGAAGTGCCGTAGCTTTGTGTTCAAGCGCAAGGCGTGTGGCACGCCACAGCGGTTGGTAGCCGATTGGGCGATTGTTCGGGATGTTGAATTGGCCGATTGA